CATggatttttctataatttgtttctataatttgtttgtaaCTCAGTGCACAACTCATAAGTTGGCTTATGCTGTGCTTGAATCGATGTATAATTCTCAATCTCAAAATTTCATGGAAGCAGTTGGTAGTAGTTATAATCCACATACAACTTACATTGaggaaaatgatcaaaatcatGATGAACTGGAAGAACCTCGACTCGCTTAGAGAGCTAGACGAGTTTGACGATATCGATATCCTGAATGAGGGACTAgaggtcatttaggtggacatcattgatataaatttgatttttttctctcaaatgtgatgtatttttatcgttaatttaatatattttgtttcattttcattttatttaattgttattattattattagcaacaaatttgatgtattttttaaaaaaatttataatataatttaatcattttaattataataattattaattatagttataattataatcatttttaattataattataataattatttataataataattaaaatataaaattaatttataatttatgaatgtattttattttttaaataatttaattaattttaatttattaaataataacaagtattaaaatgaaaaaaaaggtCTAGTTGAAGGTTGTTCTTTGGAGAAGAAACCACTTtctataaaagtttaaaacaaTTTCCTTCAGATAGCTTTATGGGAAAGCGACTTCCtacttgaataaaaaaataggaCATTCACgtaaattgtttttaaactaagacaatttaataataaaaaaatattgagatatttaaataaaaaatcttaattttgtatgaattaaaaattatatttttattttagataaactaaaatgtaaaagttttaaattttataaaaacttaaaatatattaagttaaataagtttttgatCAGAGAATAATCGTTGTATTTCACtttttgacatttaaaaaaaattgcaatttttaatctctaaaaataatacagttttttaatttttgtctcTACAATCTAAACTGTAATTGAAGAATGTGATATTTGtatgaactaaaaaataaaataaaaattataataactaaaaatataatacagcaattttataatattaaactcaaatatattTGACCCCAATAGCAATGCATTACCCCACCTAGTGTCgcacaaaataacaaaattttaatcatgtatttttttaaccGAATGTTAATTTGGATgactatatatatgtgtgtgtgattgattttgatataaaaatgGATTAATTACTTAGATATGATATCTATGAAAACCTAGTTCCACTTCCACCCCAGCTTTTGGGGTGAGTCTTGGTTCACTCGTGCAACAAAATGACAATATTAATTCAATCAGTGAGATTGGGTTGTCAACGTGACATGCACATTTAATTTTATACTGTTAGGTATATGCTATCATTTTTGTCTTTCCCCTATCATTCTGATATCCCATTAGATGCTTGAGAAAGAAATTGCACAACATAAATcgtattaataatattatttattataacattttatGGGGAAGGTTTATTTTGCTTCCATCTTTTGAAACTATCATTCGGTCGCTATAAAAAAGTAAGCTTCTGGAAGGTAGTTTACTTATATATtcattgattgaaattttaaattattaaaaatatgtctcCGGCATCACTCGTTAagattttcatttatataaGATCATTTCAGATGtctctttattattttcaaacaaaattgatggttttattatatattatactcattTTGGGTGGAATTCATTGACTCAATAAATAACACTTTCTTGACAGGTTAAATAAGAGTAGCATTACTAATAATaagagttaatttttttaataactattgATTGATAGCattactaatattaaatttcatcaatacatcaattatattaatagttCTATTGAGTTCactaaatatgtattttatttttaaacaaaattttaatagtatttgattttttttataaataaatttatattcaacaaatgaattattttttaaaatataaaaaaagtattgactataaaatcttataataatatgtatccaaattttgcaattttttatatgCATGATTGTTAaggtaatataaaaatattatatgattaaattaataaaatttaatttcaaacaaaagttatcgTATATTTTCGATGTAAAACTTTTTGACACATACCTCTGATCAAATCAAATGATTGTCttactttattattttagttcatAAAACATGGATACAAATATCTACAAAACATtttacttatataaatttaattagtttttttgtcaaattaaattattttttttatgaaattaaatatgttttaacaatttataattttaaattgaaagttgtttaaaattttaaactgaattgaaatatttatcaTACAAAGTGATAAATCGTgaagataataaaatttaaagagaaaGACGTtatctcatttaatataataattttcacTGTTGTTGCATCATATAATAAGGATGaataatataaactaaaaatatatttaattttatttatcttaattagttattgaattcaacgcaaaataatttatacataaacatttttactttattacttTATGACtaagtttaatataaaaaaatgtgtaaatattttaacttaTCATAAAAGTTTAGTTTAGTTTCTTTCGTCATTTCGGAATCTTAAGGGgatgaaattgaaaaaagaGTGAGGCATGTTTTAGATTTTTAGAAGCATTTGGTCGTCTTAAAGCCATTGAGTAGATGTGAGAGTTTATGATGAAGAAGGAAATCTTTGAGCTGAATTTTAAAATGGCAGCAGAAAGTTTTGTGAACACTATTCCAAAATGTCACTGAATTTGGTACTATAATTTAAgtcgttttattttttatgttccAACTCTCATAAAGAGTTTATTAATTGCTAAAGAGACAAACTAACATAATTGCTCACAATTTAAGAAGGCAGctattttatttgattgctCTCAGTGTTTTTATGATAACCCAACATGAATCCAAAACTTCATTATTAATGAATGTATTAGACTTCctttatataaacaaatataaaagcTAGTATTTTGTACCACacatgcaaaatcaattattaaacaaataaatcaacCATCAAAACTACATTTACTAACTTTTCATCATCTAATGAGCGGTGATccaacacaaattttaaaaaactatttttattatttgttttaaaaaaatatttacaaagatGAATGAATAACAGCTTGAATAAAGGAAAgttattattgtaaaaatattaacatgATCATTTTGTAGAGAGTAAATAACGTCTTTACTTATAAATAACGTAATTTGTTTTGTAGGActaataacaaatttttaaaattttaaagaattaaaattttatttaatctttaaataaatacaattaatttatcGATGAGGGGTGTTGGTCAAGTGAAAACAACTTGTCCTATAAGGAAAAGAATCTCAAAGTCTCAAATTTAAATCTTAGTGGGATGAATCTATCATCCTACTCTCAAATAAcatgaaaaaacaattttattttttactatttgataataaaaaatttagattgtgaaacttttgaaatataactTTTGTaaatgtaaaaacaaaaaataaaaaatatggatgAACGTGAAATGtttagaatataatttttttttaaatttaatttttttttttttgaaatttgaatcaCTAAAAAACTTACGaaatacacttttttttataaattcttttaaaaaaaaatgaccaTCAAGtagtaaagaataaaaaaaatattatatttttatgtattttaaaagttaaagatAAAAGTGATGAGTGAATTGTAGATTTATCTCTTAGTTGAGTCACCTTTGTCAAAAGATAGAACAAAAAACCTCATgatcaaaatcattttcatagTCTAACCAAATAGTCAAGTACTGAACATACCTCGACGGATTCACTAAAATGTTACATATCTTAATTTTGGCTCttaaaatgacaattaaaaataaatgtctCATTTTTTTACTCTTGTCATTTCTTTTAGGTTTAAATATCTTTGCAATATATGTAAATAtactatttgtttatttttattattgtaattatttttttatttagtttccGTAAAATCAAAGGtaattgattttggttttttaaaaaagagcTAATAAATTGTCATGACTCATGAATCTATAAATACACACTAACACAtcatattttatgatatattaaaaattaaaatattttatattattaattattaattctatttattaattagtgttattttataaaaaaaaatatatgaataaaaattaaaaaaagagtttAAGAATTTTTAGAaaactctttattattttaatattgatttgatGTTATGGACTAAAACTTATCTTATTTTACAAGGACTTCTAAACAAAAACACttagagagactaaaataaaaaataatatatttagaaggataaaatatatatttaaatatttcttttatttttttaatttattttctttaattatttgagcgttgaattaaaattttaatttcaaattcaaattttagtaTGCATTAATGTTAAATCTTAGAATATTAATGTATGCAATTGTGTGTTGAAAAATCACTGAATGTGATACaatttttgacttttttttcttctattcttctaaattttttttttccattaatttatttatttgttgtatAATCCAAAGTCCAAACAAAGCATAAAAGTGCAATTGTGGAAAACCCAAAAATTCCACTTGGCATAGTGTGAACCCCATTACACAAAATGCCCATAACAGTTTATCAtcttattcattcattcattgtCCAAACTCCAAAGTGACatcatctctctctctctctctctcatcatctctctctctctctctctcatcatctctctctctctctctataacATTGTAGTGTGTGTGGAGCCCATCGCTGAACCTCTGCTTAGCTGGCTTCAAGCTCTTTTTATGGAGCTTGTCTGCTTCACTGTTTCCCCACCCAATTCACAACTAAATTAACCAAAAAACAATTCCAAATTCACTTTCCTCCAAACTCTTCTTTTCAATTCTATCATTCATATGCACATACCCTTTTTCTTATTCAACaatttcatcatcatcatctacATAGTACATACCAAACCCCcaaaaaactaaacaaaaaacCCTACTTCTGTGTTTTTTCATTTCATGGATCCTCAGATCTAAAGATTTCACAATCCCTTCATTTTCGGATCATCCAATTAAGACTCTAATTGTTTGGTGAGATCCCTTTCCCCAATTTTCTTTCTCAtacatttcattaaaaatttgatttttattgttgtcttttttttttttttttttttttaattttgtggaGAAAAAATAGCGTGACTtgggttttaattttaattttcaatgttACGATTTGACCTCGTAATGTTCTATTGAATTGACCAAAAATTGGTCTGAGAAAAAAGTGGGTTTTTTGAcctttcaaaaaatgaaaaagaaaattatatcaCCGTTGAATTTTTGTCACCTTTAGCGTCTGTAGATTGTTATAGTTATTGTTACAAAGTAAAAAGAAGACAAAAAGTTGGATTCTTTTTcctttatatattattagagAACCCAATTTCTGTTTGGAGATTGTTACCTGTTTCTCAGGAAACTGTAATAAGTAGCTTATTTTTGGAGCTTTTGTAGTTCATATTTTTCAGGTTGTATTTGGAGTTGAACACTTGAACCAGAATTGATTTTTTTGTCTGtacttgtttgttgttgttgtagtttGTGGTGAATCATCATCATTGTTGTGGTAACTGGTGACTTGTGAGAGTTTATCAGTGTAATACTGTATCTATATAGTATATAGTGATTGAACATTCCGAGGGGGGAACTGTGTTTTTGTGGTATATGTTAGATGTGGAAATCCTTGATGGTTGTTTGGTGAAATGAGGGATGTTATCGGAGTTAGTGAGATTTTTGAAGGCCTGCTTTCGGCCGAGTTCGGACAAATATGTACATGCGGGGCCAGACGCTGGAGGTAGACAGGATGGACTATTATGGTACAAAGACTCGGGGCAGCATATGTGTGGCGAATTTTCGATGGCGGTAGTCCAAGCAAACAACTTGCTAGAGGATCAGAGCCAGATTGAATCGGGGAGTTTGAGCTTGAATGAGTCTGGCCCTTATGGAACTTTTGTTGGTGTCTATGATGGGCATGGAGGGCCTGAGACGTCACGGTTTGTCAACAATCACCTTTTTCACAATCTCAAGAGTAAGTTGCCAACATGATTAGTGAACTCTTCTAGCTTGTTTGTTTTAAGCATAAAAGTTTACTTGTTGCTTGTATTTTATATCAGCTAAGAGATGAACTAAGGCTATAAAAATAGTGTTTAATGGAGATGCACCGTCtgtgtaaaatagttttacaccaACATGCAACGAGAACTAATGATATTGTCATGTAAGCCCACTTTGTAaccgcaatttaaaaaaaacagcaaaatgcTGAACTCATTGGACGTCAATGTAAAACTAGTTTTAACTGATAGTGCTTGTTTCACTTTCTCATAAAAATAGTAGATATACACTAAGAAAATAGTGGATTTTGGTACCTGTTTAGTTGCATGTCTGTCAATTACAGATTTATCATTTATGCGTGTTTTGAATCATTGCTCTCCGCATGATTAccaaatatgaattttaatatattctttCTTTGGTAAATATTTTCAGGATTTACTTCTGAGCAACAATCGATGTCAGTGGATGTAATTCGCAAGGCATTTGAAGCAACAGAAGAGGGGTTTATGTCACTGGTTTCGAGACTGTGGCCAATTTCACCGCAAATTGCAGCAGTTGGTTCATGCTGTCTTGTTGGTATTATTTGTAATGGAACCCTTTATATAGCAAATCTTGGTGATTCCAGGGCTGTTTTGGGAAGAGTGGTCAAGGCAACTGGTGAGGTCTTAGCCATGCAATTATCAACAGAGCACAATGCATCAATAGAGTCCGTAAGACAGGAGCTGCATTCGTTGCACCCCGATGATTCAAATATTGTCGTTTTAAAGCATAATGTATGGCGTGTGAAGGGAATTATTCAAGTAAGTCGCTTTTATATATCTAGATAAATATATCAGTTGCAATGCATAGCTGATGAAATAGTCTCAGTACCATAATAGAATTCTTCTTCAATTTTGTTGCTATATAATTGATGCttgttaatttttatcataacaATGATTGGTATTGGTTAAATTTATAAGTGAAAAGACTCAAATTCCTTTGGCTTTTTGTACTTGTGTTCTTCACTTCATGAAACTTGGACTTTCGGGCTTTGTCATCACTGAATTTATTAGATTTAGATGTTTCAACTTGCTTAATTCAAATGCTTATTATTGTAATACCAAACAAAACTTAACTTTAAACTTTTGTCTCTCTCTTGAATTacataataaatttgaaaatattttcactTGCAGATTTCTAGATCTATTGGTGAtgtatatttgaaaaaagcCGAGTTTAATAGAGAACCATTGTATGCTAAATTTCGAGTTCATGAGCCGTTGAAGAGGCCAGTACTGAGCTCAGAACCATCCATATTAGTGCATCAATTGCAGCCTCATGACCAATT
The genomic region above belongs to Cicer arietinum cultivar CDC Frontier isolate Library 1 chromosome 4, Cicar.CDCFrontier_v2.0, whole genome shotgun sequence and contains:
- the LOC101502646 gene encoding probable protein phosphatase 2C 79 encodes the protein MLSELVRFLKACFRPSSDKYVHAGPDAGGRQDGLLWYKDSGQHMCGEFSMAVVQANNLLEDQSQIESGSLSLNESGPYGTFVGVYDGHGGPETSRFVNNHLFHNLKRFTSEQQSMSVDVIRKAFEATEEGFMSLVSRLWPISPQIAAVGSCCLVGIICNGTLYIANLGDSRAVLGRVVKATGEVLAMQLSTEHNASIESVRQELHSLHPDDSNIVVLKHNVWRVKGIIQISRSIGDVYLKKAEFNREPLYAKFRVHEPLKRPVLSSEPSILVHQLQPHDQFIIFASDGLWEHFNNQEAVDIVQNNPRSGIAKRMVKAALQAAAEKREMRYSDLNKIDRGVRRHFHDDITVIVVYLDSNLMSRASTVKFPSISIRGGGVNIPHNTLAPCTTIPTDIAGT